A stretch of the Schistocerca serialis cubense isolate TAMUIC-IGC-003099 chromosome 2, iqSchSeri2.2, whole genome shotgun sequence genome encodes the following:
- the LOC126457264 gene encoding protein takeout-like, whose product MDAAASCALLLLLLVSATVLPSSALKLPSYVKPCSKNDPNLNDCAYKHAQEAIPSILKGDRKYNVPAMNPLKVSQIKVSPGDGSVGLGITFNDVNLYGVTDAVIKETNFDLAKNEAVIKASVPVVQMVGKYVVDGKILLVPIKGNGDCNITLTDLDLTVTVHWELEKRDDGKEYIKPVHSDIKYDLSRAYINLDGLFGGDKALSDNTNKFLNENWQDVAKEVGPALAEALAAVVTQILSGITNLVPYDEVFPENV is encoded by the exons ATGGACGCCGCTGCCTCCTGCgctctgctgctgttgctgcttgtcTCGGCTACCGTCCTTCCCTCGTCAGCTCTCAAACTAC CCAGCTATGTGAAGCCGTGCTCCAAGAATGACCCGAACCTCAACGACTGCGCCTACAAGCATGCACAAGAGGCCATCCCGAGCATCCTCAAAG GAGACCGCAAGTACAACGTGCCGGCTATGAACCCCCTCAAGGTGAGTCAGATCAAGGTGAGCCCAGGCGACGGCAGCGTGGGACTCGGCATAACCTTCAATGACGTCAACCTCTACGGCGTCACCGACGCGGTCATCAAGGAGACCAA CTTCGATCTCGCCAAAAACGAAGCTGTGATAAAAGCCAGCGTCCCGGTAGTTCAGATGGTGGGCAAGTACGTCGTGGACGGCAAGATCCTCCTGGTTCCCATCAAGGGCAACGGAGACTGCAACATCACACTCA CTGACTTGGACCTCACCGTCACGGTCCACTGGGAGCTGGAGAAGAGAGACGACGGAAAGGAGTACATTAAGCCTGTGCACTCGGACATCAAGTACGACTTGAGCCGCGCCTACATCAACCTGGACGGTCTGTTCGGTGGCGACAAGGCTCTGA gTGACAACACAAACAAATTCCTTAACGAAAACTGGCAGGACGTGGCGAAGGAGGTTGGTCCGGCCTTGGCGGAGGCGCTGGCCGCGGTGGTGACGCAGATTCTGTCCGGTATCACGAACCTGGTGCCTTACGATGAGGTCTTCCCAGAGAATGTGTAG